A single region of the bacterium genome encodes:
- a CDS encoding gamma carbonic anhydrase family protein — MDEERPALPASTWVAPGAVVIGRVRLGERSSVWFGAVLRGDLDTIAIGAEPG, encoded by the coding sequence CTGGACGAGGAGCGGCCGGCGCTGCCGGCCTCGACCTGGGTGGCCCCCGGCGCCGTCGTCATCGGCCGCGTGCGGCTGGGCGAGCGCAGCAGCGTCTGGTTCGGGGCCGTCCTGCGCGGCGACCTCGACACGATCGCCATCGGCGCGGAGCCGGGG